A genomic stretch from Myxocyprinus asiaticus isolate MX2 ecotype Aquarium Trade chromosome 24, UBuf_Myxa_2, whole genome shotgun sequence includes:
- the LOC127414790 gene encoding prostaglandin E synthase 2, with product MMAAACARTLGKVGRLVLDTPTCRLTNSAAVVPRTYLRCNGRAYGTGGAGFRSRLQLYAPVRGSGRVVGCAFLLGGGFGLYQTIKLTLQRHLAEEQTNAPELSTDLKLTLYQYKTCPFCSKVRAFLDYHGLQYEIVEVNPVMRQEIKWSTYRKVPILVVDGTVQINDSSVIISALKTYVVTKETTISQILACYPEMKSKNDSGKDVTEFGNKYWVMVNDADADRLYPEKISRKEEIKWRTWADDWLVHLISPNVYRTPTEALASFDYIVREGKFGTFEGFFAKYFGAAAMWIISKRLKNRHNLQDDVRQDLYKAVNDWVAAIGKNKKFMGGDQPNLADLAVFGVLRVMEGLEAFDDMIEHTKVKNWYQHMQKVTHQLS from the exons ATGATGGCGGCGGCCTGTGCGAGAACGCTCGGTAAGGTCGGCCGGCTAGTTTTAGATACACCGACATGCCGTTTAACAAATTCTGCAGCAGTTGTACCGAGAACCTACCTAAGGTGCAACGGAAGAGCTTACGGTACAGGCGGTGCTGGATTTAGATCAAGACTTCAGCTTTATGCGCCGGTGCGTGGCAGCGGCAGAGTCGTGGGATGCGCCTTCTTGCTCGGTGGTGGCTTCGGTTTGTACCAGACCATCAAACTCACGCTTCAGCGTCACCTTGCAGAGGAACagacaaat GCACCCGAGCTGAGCACAGATCTGAAGTTGACTCTGTATCAGTATAAGACTTGTCCGTTCTGCAGCAAAGTGCGAGCCTTCCTGGATTATCATGGTCTGCAATATGAAATCGTGGAGGTCAATCCAGTTATGCGACAGGAGATTAAGTGGTCCACGTACAGAAAAGTTCCCATCCTGGTGGTGGACGGGACAGTG CAAATCAATGACTCTTCTGTAATTATTAGTGCATTGAAGACATACGTCGTCACCAA GGAGACAACAATATCTCAGATTCTTGCTTGCTATCCTGAGATGAAGTCAAAGAATGACAGCGGGAAAGACGTGACTGAGTTTGGCAACAAGTACTGGGTCATGGTGAACGATGCGGATGCTGATCGTCTGTATCCTGAAAAAATATCCAGAAA AGAGGAGATTAAATGGCGGACATGGGCAGATGATTGGCTGGTGCACCTAATTTCCCCTAATGTTTACCGCACGCCAACCGAAGCCCTCGCATCCTTTGACTACATAGTACGAGAGGGCAAATTTGGCACATTTGAAGGCTTCTTTGCCAAGTACTTTGGAGCTGCTGCTATGTGGATCATTTCAAAGAGACTGAAAAATAG ACACAATCTGCAAGATGATGTAAGACAGGATCTGTACAAGGCTGTTAATGATTGGGTGGCAGCTATTGGAAAAAACAAGAAGTTCATGGGAGGAGATCAACCCAACCTTGCAGATCTT GCAGTGTTTGGTGTTTTGAGGGTTATGGAAGGCCTCGAGGCTTTTGATGATATGATAGAACATACTAAGGTGAAGAACTGGTACCAGCATATGCAGAAGGTCACACACCAGTTGTCCTAA